Proteins co-encoded in one Listeria ivanovii subsp. ivanovii genomic window:
- a CDS encoding PTS sugar transporter subunit IIC → MKKFIEKLSWLSQKLGNQIHLKSMRDAFATILPFIMLAGFMVLINNVIIKPDGFMSAIINSETLTTWQNLGNSIVNGTLGIITILIGASVSYFLAQNRKFENPFAPALMTIALIVIFVPAVSEVVPLGLEKAVEVTGVLPLSLMGSAGMFVGIVTALLSTEVFIRLSKSEKMKIRISGDSVPPAVIKSFNVLIPTMLTVLIFAFISFLVATLFSLNLYALISTLIQKPLTFLVTSVPGFLALMTISQMLYSIGIAGSGILGPIMDPVLLANMQENMTAFANHTEIPHIINTTFRDIFGVMGGGGNTIALLIAIFIWSKRKDYREIATLSSAPGLFNINEPVVFGLPIVYNISLMIPFIISTPLCLGLAYLATKLHMISEVVVMVPWTTPVVASGFLATGGDWRAAVFQIFLIGVCVLLYLPFLKANDRVKAE, encoded by the coding sequence TTGAAAAAATTCATCGAGAAATTAAGTTGGTTATCGCAGAAGCTTGGAAATCAAATCCATTTGAAGTCTATGCGTGATGCCTTTGCTACAATTTTACCTTTTATTATGTTAGCGGGTTTTATGGTTTTAATTAATAACGTCATTATCAAGCCGGATGGTTTTATGTCGGCAATTATTAATTCTGAAACACTTACTACATGGCAAAATTTAGGTAATAGTATTGTTAATGGAACACTTGGTATTATAACTATTTTAATTGGAGCATCCGTTTCTTATTTTCTGGCACAAAATCGAAAGTTTGAAAATCCATTTGCTCCAGCATTGATGACCATTGCGCTTATCGTTATATTTGTTCCAGCTGTTTCTGAAGTTGTTCCATTAGGTTTGGAGAAAGCAGTTGAAGTTACAGGGGTATTACCGCTCTCGTTAATGGGTTCCGCGGGGATGTTTGTTGGTATTGTAACTGCGCTGCTATCGACAGAAGTTTTTATCCGTCTTTCTAAAAGTGAAAAGATGAAAATTCGGATTTCTGGAGATAGTGTTCCTCCAGCGGTTATTAAATCATTTAATGTGCTTATTCCGACAATGTTAACCGTCCTTATTTTCGCATTTATTTCATTCTTAGTAGCTACATTATTTAGTTTGAATTTGTATGCACTTATTAGTACGCTTATTCAGAAACCATTAACATTCCTTGTTACGAGCGTGCCTGGATTCCTTGCTTTAATGACAATCTCTCAAATGCTTTATTCTATCGGGATTGCTGGAAGTGGTATACTAGGGCCGATTATGGATCCAGTATTACTTGCTAATATGCAAGAAAATATGACGGCGTTTGCAAATCATACAGAAATTCCACATATTATTAATACGACTTTCCGTGATATCTTTGGTGTTATGGGTGGTGGTGGAAATACAATTGCTCTATTAATTGCCATCTTTATTTGGTCGAAACGTAAAGATTACCGTGAGATTGCTACATTATCATCTGCTCCTGGGTTGTTCAACATTAATGAACCAGTTGTGTTCGGGCTACCGATTGTTTATAACATAAGTTTAATGATTCCATTTATTATCTCTACTCCGCTCTGTCTAGGACTTGCTTATTTAGCTACAAAACTTCATATGATTTCTGAAGTGGTTGTGATGGTTCCGTGGACAACACCTGTCGTGGCATCAGGATTTCTTGCGACTGGTGGAGACTGGCGAGCGGCAGTATTCCAAATCTTTTTAATCGGCGTTTGTGTACTTCTGTATCTACCATTTTTAAAAGCTAATGATCGTGTAAAAGCAGAGTAG
- a CDS encoding PTS lactose/cellobiose transporter subunit IIA, with amino-acid sequence MEGMELASFQIISSVGAARSCLIEAMRLGRERKFDEAYLKIDEANEFLSEGHKNHVQLIQKEADGGDVQISILFMHAEDQFMTTYTLRDVAYEMIAIWKEMK; translated from the coding sequence ATGGAAGGTATGGAACTGGCGTCATTTCAAATAATTAGCTCAGTTGGAGCCGCGAGAAGTTGTCTTATTGAAGCAATGAGATTAGGAAGAGAAAGAAAATTTGATGAAGCCTATCTGAAAATAGACGAAGCAAATGAATTTCTAAGTGAAGGGCATAAAAATCATGTCCAATTAATTCAAAAAGAAGCAGACGGTGGAGACGTGCAAATTTCTATTTTGTTTATGCATGCGGAAGATCAATTTATGACAACTTATACGTTACGAGATGTCGCTTATGAAATGATTGCTATATGGAAAGAAATGAAATAA
- a CDS encoding PepSY domain-containing protein, whose protein sequence is MNWKAFIAGVGAGAAAGHLVYHYLLTDKTISGDVILENVKNAFKQDGPIEGSWIQLKKQHYKKFAIDTFVYHGGITCIREGEKKQFEFIADANTGTIIDVYLA, encoded by the coding sequence ATGAACTGGAAGGCTTTCATTGCCGGCGTTGGAGCAGGTGCAGCAGCTGGACACCTTGTTTATCATTATTTACTAACCGATAAAACAATTTCAGGTGACGTTATTTTAGAAAACGTGAAAAACGCATTCAAGCAAGACGGACCAATTGAGGGTTCATGGATTCAACTAAAAAAACAACACTACAAAAAATTTGCGATTGACACGTTTGTTTATCACGGTGGCATCACATGTATCCGTGAAGGCGAGAAAAAACAATTCGAATTTATTGCAGATGCTAATACCGGAACAATTATTGATGTATACTTAGCTTAA
- a CDS encoding PTS sugar transporter subunit IIB: MKNIMLMCNAGMSTSVLVRKMERIAEERELEVTIWAISETDFEKNWRKADVILLGPQVSYMKDKVTDVVEGTIPVTVIDVIDYGRMNGEKVLDVALGLLS, encoded by the coding sequence ATGAAAAATATTATGTTGATGTGCAATGCAGGGATGTCTACAAGTGTCCTCGTTCGAAAAATGGAACGGATTGCCGAAGAACGTGAATTAGAAGTAACGATTTGGGCAATTTCTGAAACGGATTTTGAAAAAAATTGGCGCAAAGCAGATGTGATTTTGCTTGGACCACAAGTTAGTTATATGAAAGATAAAGTTACTGATGTGGTAGAAGGAACTATTCCAGTTACAGTCATTGATGTGATAGATTATGGACGGATGAACGGAGAAAAAGTATTAGATGTAGCACTTGGTTTACTTAGCTAA
- a CDS encoding glycoside hydrolase family 3 N-terminal domain-containing protein: protein MAIYLDATKSTNDRVEDLLSRMTLAEKCGQLNQRMYGWDAFSRNGDVFQITDKFKEEVARFEGIGALYGLFRADPWSKMNKETGISRANSAKVANMVQRYVMENTRLGVPVLLAEEVPHGHQALDSESYPVNLARAASFHPELQQQVAEAIAEEISDKGVHLALASALDILRDPRWGRAEECYGEDPYLAAELTAAITEGFQKSGKIAVVLKHFAAQGEPVGGHNSGPVSIGVRELREIFLEPLRAGITKGALGVMAAYNEIDGVPCHANKELLTTILREEMGFGGIVMADGCALDRLLKLNPDPKKAAKMAIEAGVDLSLWDEVFPFLEESVAAGILNETIVDQAVRRILQVKFQLGLFENPYVEEKVPAASANWKKLNLQAAREGICLLKNDAMTLPLKGKRKRLAIVGPNADTLYNQLGDYTAPQNKEDCVTVLAGLKSIVPKEWELLLEKGSDIREAVAGGISKAEELAGKADAIVLVLGGSSARNFNMEFQSNGAVSSKGPNMDAGENVDVADIALPEVQLALFRAMKRTKKPVIVVMIQGRPIAIPEISKEADALLTAFYPGSVGGTAIAEVLVGKYNPSGKLPVSIPVSSGQIPVYYNQKAVEYKEDYFDLTGKPLYPFGYGLSYSEFSYRNLVIKQEQISLSSLLAGETVAVKVTVENTSEIAGEEVVQLYIHDMESSITRRKKELKAFKKIRIEPKEKIDVTLELTKEAFEVWSINNKYEIEAGGIQIFVGGSSDTTIVGQVTIVGG from the coding sequence ATGGCTATTTATTTAGATGCAACAAAATCTACCAATGATCGCGTGGAAGACTTGCTTTCCCGAATGACGCTTGCAGAAAAATGCGGGCAACTCAATCAGCGGATGTATGGCTGGGATGCTTTTTCGAGAAATGGTGATGTGTTTCAAATTACGGATAAATTTAAAGAGGAAGTAGCTCGTTTTGAAGGGATAGGTGCTTTATACGGTCTATTCCGAGCGGATCCGTGGTCAAAAATGAATAAAGAAACCGGAATCTCGCGAGCTAATTCTGCTAAAGTTGCTAATATGGTGCAACGCTATGTGATGGAGAATACTAGACTTGGAGTTCCGGTTTTATTAGCGGAAGAAGTTCCGCACGGTCACCAAGCGCTTGACAGTGAGTCTTATCCAGTAAATTTAGCGCGAGCAGCATCTTTCCATCCTGAATTGCAACAACAAGTAGCAGAGGCGATTGCCGAAGAAATTTCTGATAAAGGCGTCCATTTAGCGCTTGCTTCGGCTTTAGATATTCTTCGTGATCCTCGTTGGGGGCGGGCGGAAGAATGTTATGGTGAAGATCCATATCTCGCTGCAGAATTAACCGCCGCGATAACAGAAGGCTTCCAAAAAAGTGGGAAAATTGCTGTTGTTTTAAAACATTTTGCCGCGCAAGGAGAACCAGTAGGCGGTCATAATTCAGGCCCAGTTTCTATCGGTGTAAGAGAACTAAGAGAAATTTTCTTAGAACCATTACGTGCTGGTATTACAAAAGGTGCACTAGGTGTTATGGCAGCATACAATGAAATTGATGGCGTTCCTTGTCATGCAAACAAAGAATTGTTAACAACCATTTTACGAGAAGAAATGGGCTTTGGTGGCATCGTGATGGCAGATGGATGTGCTTTAGATCGTTTGCTGAAATTAAACCCGGATCCTAAAAAAGCAGCAAAAATGGCAATTGAAGCAGGTGTTGATTTAAGTTTATGGGATGAAGTTTTCCCGTTTTTAGAAGAGAGTGTAGCAGCAGGGATTCTGAATGAAACGATTGTTGACCAAGCTGTACGGCGAATTCTACAAGTGAAGTTTCAATTAGGATTGTTCGAAAATCCATATGTAGAGGAAAAGGTCCCAGCAGCTTCTGCTAACTGGAAAAAGCTAAATTTACAAGCTGCTAGAGAAGGGATTTGTTTGCTGAAAAACGATGCAATGACCCTGCCGCTAAAAGGAAAACGGAAAAGACTTGCCATTGTTGGCCCGAATGCGGATACGCTCTATAACCAACTCGGAGATTATACTGCCCCGCAAAACAAAGAGGATTGTGTCACTGTTCTAGCTGGCTTAAAAAGTATCGTTCCAAAAGAATGGGAACTTCTTTTGGAAAAAGGTTCAGACATTCGTGAAGCGGTAGCTGGGGGGATTTCAAAAGCGGAAGAACTAGCGGGAAAAGCGGATGCGATTGTGTTAGTTCTTGGTGGTTCTAGTGCGCGAAATTTTAATATGGAATTTCAGAGTAATGGAGCTGTTAGTTCTAAAGGTCCGAATATGGATGCTGGTGAAAATGTGGACGTTGCGGATATCGCTCTTCCAGAAGTGCAGCTAGCGTTATTTCGAGCGATGAAACGCACAAAAAAACCAGTGATTGTAGTGATGATTCAAGGGCGACCAATTGCTATTCCTGAAATCAGCAAAGAAGCAGATGCACTACTCACGGCTTTTTATCCTGGGAGTGTTGGTGGGACAGCAATAGCAGAAGTGTTAGTTGGTAAATATAATCCGTCTGGTAAATTACCGGTTAGCATTCCTGTGTCTTCTGGGCAAATTCCTGTTTATTACAATCAAAAAGCAGTGGAATACAAAGAAGACTACTTTGATTTAACTGGAAAGCCGCTTTACCCATTTGGTTATGGGTTAAGTTATAGTGAGTTTTCTTACCGGAATTTAGTGATTAAACAAGAACAGATTTCTTTGTCCTCCTTGCTCGCGGGAGAAACAGTCGCTGTTAAAGTGACGGTGGAAAATACTTCTGAAATAGCGGGGGAAGAAGTGGTGCAACTTTATATTCATGATATGGAGTCCAGCATAACTCGTAGAAAGAAAGAACTAAAAGCCTTTAAAAAAATTCGAATCGAACCAAAAGAAAAGATAGATGTGACACTCGAACTAACCAAAGAGGCTTTCGAAGTGTGGTCTATCAATAACAAATATGAGATAGAGGCAGGCGGTATACAGATTTTCGTTGGCGGAAGTTCTGATACAACTATAGTCGGTCAAGTAACGATCGTAGGAGGTTAA